A stretch of Chanodichthys erythropterus isolate Z2021 chromosome 20, ASM2448905v1, whole genome shotgun sequence DNA encodes these proteins:
- the spen gene encoding msx2-interacting protein isoform X2, producing the protein MGDRDLRTDYNEPGTIPSAARGLDDSLSIATRGRDVSGFTRGAGGPVYGPPVSLHSREGRFERRLDGAADSRERSYDHSSYGHHERSSSNTSSFDRQRHYETDYYRDSRDRALSGASGSASSASGSIGGGSSAASVGVAGSVAGSSSAGGSSSSTAGVGSGGSTPGGIVYYGSRSRSPSRFETTETRYEPRARETFTLASVVHRDLYREERGRRGDRKYHHSSSRSPHSSQSHNPSPQRLASQAARPARSRSGSGSRSRSSSSDSVSSTSSSGSGSSDSSSSSSDRSPARSVQSAAVPAPSAQPLPSLDKDEPRKSFGIKVQNLPVRSTDTSLKDGLFHEFKKHGKVTSVQIHGASEERYGLVFFRQQEDQEKALSASKGKLFFGMQIDVTAWHGPETESENEFRPLDERIDEFHPKATRTLFIGNLEKTTTYHDLLNIFQRFGEIVDIDIKKVNGSPQYAFLQYCDIASVCKAIKKMDGEYLGNNRLKLGFGKSMPTTCVWLDGLSSSITEQYLTRHFCRYGHVVKVVFDRLKGMALILYNNIEYAQAAVKETKGWKIGGNKIKVDFANQESQMAFYRSMQASGQDIRDFYEIISERRDERRPPYHEFTAERAYYENVRTPGSYTEDPRRKYPARSREFYSEWDPYQGDYYDPRYYDDPREYRDYRDPYEQDIRKYSYLQRERERERERFETDRERDHGRRTIEHNQSPSHPRRPASPAASPSLSERPPSDSEHHVYSRSSERSGSCSSLSPPHFEKPDKIRLERHNRSDKPEKEKSVFEADRGNGGEKERRAGRKEKGDKDRTEKQKLRKLKLASPTVPSSETDLELDRDTSPEASLTLRGKASKSFIKDYSGKGKLDLPPCVVQLTRVKEKEGKLIDVILCEKQKTKVGSDPVRSPTTPPSVDHKSMPFRMDTQARDFFKHGKHLKEKGLASQVEVVDKEGKVKNKKYFKTDLAFDTSSSVDADRLAARKRRFEETSGKAENLRRISQEEEEGKLRRFIDEPLLKDIDYDKKLLRKEAHKREQKMKPERMVTVSTIKEELDTVMSVGLSLDLQARLGEPTEEAIDSLDSLDQKIGTFGSNSQPSFSLAVSDDGSVDMEFSRDQEQQHITSYHVHSSRLERDSESKERLLSDIDHSQSCRKQMEQNRRLQQQLLECDKSDKTESTPSTDVEDFEYRSLVHELGKPPQDVTGDSPPSKRKNLGAFEFDFGTKREQDYQRFRQINDEPERRLASLPGTPFAEERNASQLLDKEPDSPLAMDKNCLHFDVSKYNIDNAVHQGLSPHAEILKVKASVTEEEFCWESNIRQGTLRGEMSFPTSIVKRESIRKRPEHELEPGEVQSDSDEDSESRHLSLKLNSFKREPEEKLSDVKSSESLEKNKFYEFALDKTITPDTKALLERAKSLSSSREENWSFLGHDSKFKSFRNSTDKEKSEPTPRPIPSWYMKKKKIRSDSDGKLDEKKEDSKSDEQERQELFASRFLHSSIFEQDSRRLQHLERKNNDPEVRVGRESITNDSQGEQAGPGGTDLSQEPRVLFHSRFLELQQRDKNQQLPISERVGVTGQMEEEKALDEVFGPSPNVSEISQELSVSHSPATTSPMSLPKVSETSVQHKPVLASTLINIDGRAVVNERSEDAPIDSSPLINLEENTAVAVSSTPPEPTIKEAVTVKEPNEKLSESKRTVSPIAEQDIDVKPPTPGASLSNVEPECDPFQAASPLFPKPSQAQEIAELSETKMEPVNYLHKVASPLDVELPDTEPEIEQVQPPRKQPKSKKLKTVSPTPIPQVANEKPPTRKSERIDREKLKRSSSPRGDSTKLIADSRNSTKSPVHATDSEQGHESNTNHGRTRQRRNVRSVYATPHEDEAAQSGKEITEPPRVTRKRCSDKEAATQHMVTTLGRRGRPPKTRRRGDDMSPIKGDHTKNSESEDTENKESTCSGEISKTAEAWRSPRSQKGQSSPIRAGQSRKTLKLDKVSGSPEPIQSDRAGVDVSPALDHQAESKDESSMEVGQLSEDTKQHNISKREKEFAHSGEEKSTDVDIEITPVEKTQPLDKKVRASRSTRNTKTMPDDKPVNIVNLTVDAVKNALHSDDDKAVSFEGSFKTKAPQLVKEESNIPVYHKEEDVHSPDEKEESFSEMEPPTDPVAALLAHQMELERAVENISKLTDEQHPAPYKEPRTEPPILTPPVIVQPAEDTEVEKPANPASETELAAAIDSITAEDISGDADGFSAPTTYTALLPTPETHVLPVSSEVIEPQTNLTVKTVVQSAQDGVIAPDSKSYQTCKTDTSFTESPLSEAAKKGGRARPKTPKKSRGRKVSLNRKLEIAEDAVLEPESTTVKLPESIPEEIQTANPKAATSAAAAAVVTVAAACKHEATSTVILDTPKEAEQPAVDQPEPQESAFHSGNNSPSYLRTQQLSPEPVAPTLTSPTTCLNSPASSKTPLTPPEWNTRTEEKGILPKPQVNVSLSTPGGGGPPANPPMPPDTKASDIDPSSSTLRKILMEPKYVSASNRNAVPGMQFTTTLADPRMSNNESSVEVVLPLKTCLPEDRPSPITQLVPCTVPPQPPPLQQCGTPQILKQKLAITSTATSVISRIPMPFDFEDTPRISLSNRSSGMSLPKQKYRTGLSENSKYHGLNPSEDGGSVGRPVVESTHCNTGSSTGLRVNTSEGVVVLSYSGQKTEGPQRIIAKISQIPPASAVDIEFQQSVTKSQIKQEPPSHPSTPKGSQTPTGYGHAGVVLSGQTFSAQPVISSINHESPSSEKSEPPYHTGQQGGSVKAFQQSTSHPQLLRYSQSITQQQHFKKNGVTESMSMKADIKPSQTFNVKPVLSPHHPSLVGNHILSSSAPHERVVTQPKQDSHSPRSSGHSTSPFQKVCPPSSSVVLGPAGPISQYVSNIHHAEQSVIMPPHSVTQSMPIGHLSQGDVRASTPSLSGIGYGIHSENLLSPRSAPPKRSTTPQPAVIRDLLKSHAGSSGGGQVETSNDDMQNLAQGLRRASAPQLQPESVVMQPEFKGLHHRALRLDQYARDVHLLVHQHLTDHPGVVENRQTRTPEAIQSSSHISSASSKASPVVKNTSQIVRDAPKAIELKMTPSPHSDSRIMGHTPGSVMVPSQGVQMIHPGNPNSMPEYYREMRGFHSQYPSHSVIGINLTNRGIAASQVSQVDQCQRQKVPSVVSVESAGSFGESKLDGSHIRHPNSMDLSHISRVQGETGSPSYTSPVTITPKLELPITVQKGPQGPVSNQMPRPSSASSQMRSDFKLDHTGLRSVDMVQLLTKYPIIWQGHLALKNDTAAVQLHFVSGNNVLAHRSLPPPEGGAFLRIAQRMRLEVSQLEGVARRMTAENEYCLLLALPCGLDQEDVHNQTHALKTGFITYLQAKQAAGIINVPNPGSNQPAYVVQIFPPCEFSESHLSHLAPDLLNSISSISPHLMIVIASV; encoded by the exons ATGGGAGACAGGGACCTGCGCACCGATTACAATGAGCCCGGAACTATTCCCAGTGCAGCTCGAGGCCTGGATGATAGCCTGTCCATAGCCACTCGTGGGCGGGATGTTTCAGGGTTCACAAGGGGGGCGGGGGGCCCTGTGTATGGGCCCCCTGTGTCACTCCACAGCAGAGAGGGACGCTTTGAACGCAGACTAGACGG GGCTGCGGACAGTCGGGAGCGATCTTACGATCACAGTTCCTATGGACATCATGAGCGTAGCAGCAGCAACACCAGTAGTTTTGATCGCCAGCGTCACTATGAGACCGATTATTACAGAGACTCTAGGGACCGGGCCCTCAGTGGAGCCAGCGGGAGTGCCAGTTCTGCCAGTGGCAGCATTGGAGGCGGCTCATCAGCAGCCAGTGTTGGTGTTGCAGGGAGCGTTGCAGGAAGCAGCAGTGCTGGTGGAAGCAGTAGCAGCACTGCCGGAGTGGGAAGTGGCGGCTCGACACCGGGAGGCATTGTCTACTATGGTTCTCGAAGCCGGAGCCCTAGTCGTTTTGAGACTACAGAGACTCGCTATGAGCCGCGTGCCCGTGAAACTTTCACACTCGCTAGTGTGGTCCATCGGGATTTATACAGAGAAGAAAGAGGCAGACGAGGAGATAGGAAATACCACCACAGTAGCAGTCGATCGCCACACTCTTCGCAATCACACAATCCATCACCACAGAGGTTGGCGAGTCAGGCAGCGCGGCCGGCACGCtcccgcagtggctcaggatCCCGCAGTCGCTCCTCCAGCTCTGACTCCGTCAGCAGCACCAGCAGTAGTGGCAGTGGCAG TAGTGATTCCAGCAGTAGCTCCAGTGATCGATCTCCAGCTCGATCTGTTCAGTCAGCAGCTGTACCTGCCCCTTCTGCTCAACCCCTACCTTCACTGGACAAAGATGAACCTCGCAAAAGTTTTGGTATCAAAGTGCAGAACCTCCCTGTGCGCTCAACAG ATACAAGCCTGAAGGACGGTCTTTTCCATGAATTTAAGAAACATGGCAAAGTCACATCAGTTCAGATCCATGGTGCCTCTGAGGAACGATATGGATTAGTCTTCTTTCGCCAGCAAGAAGACCAAGAAAAAGCTCTAAGTGCATCTAAAGGGAAGCTGTTTTTTGGGATGCAAATTGATGTCACTGCTTGGCATGGCCCAG AAACGGAGAGTGAGAATGAGTTCCGGCCTTTGGATGAACGTATAGACGAGTTTCACCCCAAAGCTACGAGGACATTATTCATAGGAAATTTAGAGAAAACCACAACCTATCATGACCTGCTGAATATATTTCAGCGTTTCGGAGAGATTGTT gaTATCGATATAAAAAAGGTAAATGGTTCCCCACAATATGCCTTTCTCCAGTATTGTGACATAGCAAGTGTCTGCAAAGCAATTAAGAAAATGGATGGTGAATACCTTGGCAACAACAGGTTAAAG CTTGGTTTTGGCAAGAGTATGCCTACTACATGTGTATGGTTGGACGGCTTGTCCTCCAGTATTACCGAACAGTATCTAACAAGGCACTTTTGTCGTTATGGACATGTTGTAAAG gttgTGTTTGACCGACTGAAAGGAATGGCCCTTAtcttatataataatatagaaTATGCGCAGGCCGCTGTCAAGGAAACAAAGGGTTGGAAGATTGgaggaaataaaataaag GTTGACTTTGCCAACCAGGAAAGCCAGATGGCTTTCTACCGTTCAATGCAGGCATCTGGACAAGACATAAGAGATTTCTATGAAATCATATCTGAACGAAG aGATGAGCGCCGGCCGCCATATCATGAGTTCACAGCTGAGCGGGCATACTATGAGAATGTGCGTACCCCAGGTTCCTACACAGAGGATCCACGTCGAAAATATCCTGCCAGAAGTCGAGAGTTTTATTCAGAATGGGATCCTTACCAGGGAGATTACTATGATCCACGATACTATGATGACCCCCGTGAATACAGGGATTATAGAGACCCATATGAACAGGATATTCGGAAGTACAGCTACTTACAAAGAGAACGTGAGAGGGAAAGGGAGCGGTTTGAAACGGATCGTGAACGTGACCATGGTCGACGAACAATTGAACACAATCAAAGCCCATCCCATCCACGTCGTCCTGCTAGCCCTGCTGCTTCCCCATCCCTTTCTGAACGTCCTCCCAGTGACTCTGAACATCATGTTTACAGCCGCTCATCTGAGCGAAGTGGCAGCTGCAGCTCACTTTCTCCACCACACTTTGAAAAGCCTGATAAAATTCGTTTGGAGAGGCACAATAGGAGTGATAAACCAGAGAAAGAAAAATCAGTCTTTGAGGCAGATCGTGGAAATGgaggagaaaaagaaagacGTGCTGGACGCAAGGAAAAAGGAGACAAGGACAGGACTGAGAAGCAGAAGTTGAGGAAATTAAAACTTGCATCCCCCACTGTTCCATCATCAGAGACAGACCTTGAACTTGACAGGGACACTAGCCCAGAGGCTAGCTTAACTCTTCGAGGTAAAGCCAGTAAATCATTTATCAAAGACTACTCTGGAAAAGGAAAACTTGATCTGCCACCTTGTGTTGTACAGCTGACAAGAGTAAAGGAGAAGGAAGGGAAATTAATAGATGTTATCCTTtgtgagaaacaaaaaacaaaggttGGGAGTGATCCTGTTCGGTCTCCAACCACCCCACCCTCAGTTGATCACAAGAGTATGCCTTTCCGCATGGACACTCAGGCTAGAGATTTCTTTAAGCATGGAAAACATCTCAAGGAGAAAGGCTTGGCTAGTCAAGTTGAGGTTGTGGATAAAGAGGGCAaggtgaaaaacaaaaaatacttcAAAACTGATCTTGCATTTGACACCAGCTCTTCGGTGGATGCTGACCGCTTGGCTGCACGAAAGAGGCGCTTTGAAGAAACATCTGGAAAGGCTGAAAATTTAAGGAGGATAAgtcaggaggaggaggaaggaaAATTAAGGAGATTTATTGATGAACCTTTGCTGAAAGACATTGATTATGATAAAAAGTTGCTACGAAAAGAAGCGCACAAGAGAGAACAAAAAATGAAGCCAGAGAGGATGGTTACTGTGAGTACTATAAAAGAAGAGCTGGACACTGTAATGTCAGTAGGCCTCAGCCTAGACCTTCAGGCTCGACTTGGGGAACCAACTGAGGAGGCAATAGATTCCTTAGATAGTCTTGATCAAAAGATAGGTACTTTTGGATCTAATAGTCAACCAAGTTTCAGTCTTGCAGTCTCTGATGATGGAAGTGTAGATATGGAATTTTCTAGAGACCAAGAGCAGCAGCACATAACTAGCTACCACGTACACTCCTCAAGGCTAGAAAGAGATTCTGAAAGTAAGGAAAGATTGCTCTCGGACATTGATCACTCACAGAGTTGCAGAAAACAAATGGAGCAGAACCGTCGTCTACAGCAACAATTGCTAGAGTGTGATAAATCTGATAAAACTGAAAGCACACCCAGCACTGATGTAGAAGACTTTGAGTATCGAAGTCTTGTGCACGAGTTAGGAAAACCACCTCAAGATGTAACTGGTGATTCACCACCCTCTAAGCGAAAGAATTTAGGAGCATTTGAATTTGATTTTGGCACTAAAAGAGAGCAAGATTATCAGAGGTTTAGACAGATAAATGATGAACCTGAAAGGAGACTTGCTTCACTTCCAGGGACACCCTTTGCTGAGGAGAGAAATGCATCACAATTGCTGGACAAAGAGCCAGATTCACCTTTGGCAATGGATAAAAATTGTTTGCATTTTGATGtatcaaaatataatattgaCAACGCAGTGCACCAAGGGCTTTCACCACATGCAGAGATTTTGAAAGTGAAAGCATCAGTGACAGAAGAGGAGTTCTGTTGGGAGAGCAATATTAGGCAGGGCACATTGAGAGGAGAAATGAGCTTCCCTACCAGCATTGTTAAACGGGAAAGTATCCGAAAACGCCCTGAACATGAATTGGAACCTGGGGAGGTTCAGTCAGACTCTGATGAAGATAGTGAAAGTAGGCACCTTTCACTAAAGCTAAACTCTTTCAAAAGAGAGCCTGAGGAGAAACTTTCAGATGTAAAGTCTTCTGAGTCTCTTGAAAAGAATAAGTTCTATGAATTTGCATTGGATAAGACCATTACACCAGACACCAAAGCTCTGCTCGAGCGTGCTAAGTCACTCTCTTCATCTAGGGAAGAAAACTGGTCTTTCCTTGGTCATGACTCAAAATTCAAAAGCTTTCGGAATAGTACAGATAAGGAGAAGTCTGAACCCACTCCAAGACCTATTCCTTCTTGGtacatgaaaaaaaagaaaattcgcTCTGATTCTGATGGAAAATTAGATGAAAAAAAGGAAGATTCCAAGTCTGACGAACAAGAACGACAAGAGCTCTTTGCGTCACGCTTTCTTCATAGCTCTATCTTTGAACAGGACTCAAGGCGACTTCAACACCTTGAGCGGAAAAATAACGATCCTGAAGTTAGAGTTGGGAGAGAAAGTATTACAAATGATTCCCAAGGGGAACAAGCCGGGCCAGGAGGAACAGACCTCTCTCAAGAACCAAGAGTACTTTTTCATAGCCGCTTCTTAGAACTTCAACAAAGAGATAAGAACCAACAGCTGCCCATTTCAGAAAGAGTTGGTGTAACTGGTCAGATGGAGGAGGAGAAGGCACTGGATGAAGTGTTTGGGCCATCCCCCAATGTATCAGAAATTTCCCAAGAGTTGTCAGTAAGTCATAGTCCAGCTACAACATCACCAATGTCTCTCCCTAAAGTTTCAGAGACTTCTGTGCAGCATAAGCCAGTTTTGGCCTCTACATTAATAAATATAGATGGTCGAGCAGTTGTGAATGAGCGGTCAGAAGATGCTCCAATAGATTCTTCTCCATTAATTAACTTAGAGGAGAACACGGCTGTTGCAGTGAGTTCTACACCCCCTGAACCCACGATAAAGGAAGCTGTAACTGTCAAAGAACCTAATGAAAAGCTGAGTGAGTCCAAAAGAACTGTAAGTCCAATTGCTGAACAGGATATTGATGTCAAACCTCCTACTCCTGGTGCATCTTTAAGTAATGTTGAGCCAGAATGTGATCCTTTTCAGGCAGCTTCTCCATTGTTTCCAAAGCCCAGTCAAGCTCAAGAGATTGCAGAGCTTTCAGAAACAAAAATGGAACCTGTTAATTATCTTCACAAGGTTGCATCCCCACTAGATGTGGAGCTGCCAGACACAGAACCTGAGATTGAACAGGTACAGCCACCACGTAAACAGCCTAAGAGTAAAAAGCTAAAAACTGTCTCACCAACACCAATCCCTCAAGTTGCTAATGAGAAACCACCTACACGAAAGAGTGAACGCATTGATAGGGAAAAGCTAAAAAGATCTTCATCCCCCAGAGGAGACTCCACAAAACTCATTGCTGACTCCAGAAACTCTACGAAATCTCCTGTTCATGCTACAGATTCAGAGCAGGGCCATGAATCGAACACAAACCATGGCAGAACACGGCAGCGACGGAATGTACGATCTGTCTATGCAACACCCCATGAGGATGAAGCTGCACAATCAGGAAAAGAGATTACAGAACCTCCCCGTGTCACCCGTAAGCGCTGTAGTGATAAGGAAGCTGCAACACAGCATATGGTAACTACACTTGGTAGAAGAGGTCGTCCACCCAAGACTCGCAGAAGAGGTGATGATATGTCTCCAATTAAGGGAGATCATACCAAAAATTCTGAAAGTGAAGACACTGAAAATAAAGAGTCAACATGTAGTGGAGAAATATCTAAAACAGCAGAGGCATGGCGCTCTCCACGATCTCAAAAAGGACAGTCTTCACCAATAAGAGCAGGACAAAGCAGAAAAACATTGAAATTGGACAAAGTGTCAGGTAGCCCAGAACCCATTCAGTCAGACAGAGCAGGAGTTGATGTGTCACCTGCCCTAGATCACCAAGCTGAATCCAAAGATGAATCTTCAATGGAAGTTGGGCAGTTGTCAGAAGATACCAAACAACATAACATATCTAAAAGAGAAAAGGAATTTGCACATTCTGGTGAGGAAAAATCAACAGATGTTGATATAGAAATTACTCCTGTAGAAAAAACACAGCCATTAGATAAGAAAGTCAGGGCATCAAGGTCAACACGGAACACCAAAACAATGCCTGATGATAAGCCTGTCAACATTGTTAATCTCACTGTGGATGCAGTTAAGAATGCCCTTCATTCAGATGATGACAAAGCTGTAAGTTTTGAAGGGTCTTTTAAAACCAAAGCCCCACAGTTAGTAAAAGAAGAGTCAAACATCCCAGTGTACCACAAAGAGGAAGATGTTCACAGTCCTGATGAAAAGGAGGAGTCTTTTTCGGAAATGGAGCCTCCTACTGATCCTGTGGCTGCATTGCTTGCCCATCAAATGGAACTGGAAAGGGCAGTGGAGAATATTTCAAAACTTACTGATGAACAGCATCCAGCACCTTACAAAGAACCTCGTACTGAACCACCAATCCTAACACCACCTGTTATAGTACAACCTGCAGAAGATACAGAGGTAGAAAAGCCTGCCAATCCAGCAAGTGAAACTGAACTGGCTGCTGCAATTGATTCCATTACTGCTGAGGATATATCTGGAGATGCAGATGGATTCTCTGCTCCAACAACATACACAGCCCTCCTTCCCACACCAGAGACACATGTTTTGCCCGTATCAAGTGAGGTTATTGAACCTCAGACGAACTTGACTGTAAAGACCGTTGTACAGTCTGCACAAGATGGTGTTATAGCTCCAGATTCAAAATCTTATCAAACATGTAAAACAGATACTTCATTCACAGAATCTCCATTATCAGAGGCAGCCAAAAAAGGAGGAAGAGCACGGCCAAAAACTCCAAAGAAATCCAGAGGTCGGAAGGTTTCTTTGAACAGAAAATTAGAAATTGCTGAGGATGCAGTGCTGGAACCTGAATCTACTACTGTCAAACTTCCAGAATCTATCCCTGAAGAGATTCAAACTGCCAATCCTAAGGCAGCGACATCAGCAGCTGCAGCAGCTGTAGTCACTGTTGCTGCTGCATGCAAACATGAAGCTACATCTACAGTGATTTTGGACACACCAAAAGAAGCAGAACAGCCTGCTGTTGACCAGCCTGAACCTCAAGAATCTGCCTTCCACTCTGGAAATAACAGTCCTTCTTATCTAAGGACACAACAGCTATCTCCTGAGCCAGTAGCACCTACCCTTACTTCACCTACAACCTGCCTGAATTCACCTGCATCCTCCAAGACTCCTCTCACACCACCTGAGTGGAACACCAGGACAGAGGAGAAAGGAATTCTCCCTAAACCTCAAGTTAATGTGTCTTTGTCTACACCAGGAGGTGGGGGACCTCCAGCAAATCCTCCCATGCCCCCTGACACAAAGGCCTCTGATATTGACCCAAGCTCCAGCACATTGCGAAAAATTCTAATGGAACCAAAGTATGTATCTGCTTCAAATAGAAATGCAGTCCCAGGTATGCAGTTCACAACCACATTAGCAGATCCACGGATGtctaataatgaaagttcagtTGAGGTTGTGCTGCCTTTAAAGACCTGTCTACCTGAAGATAGACCTAGCCCCATAACTCAACTTGTACCTTGTACAGTACCACCACAGCCACCTCCTCTGCAACAATGTGGTACTCCGCAGATCTTAAAGCAGAAACTGGCTATAACTTCGACCGCTACTTCAGTCATTAGTCGGATCCCTATGCCCTTTGATTTTGAGGACACTCCTCGGATCTCTTTAAGCAACCGTAGCTCTGGAATGTCCTTACCCAAGCAGAAGTATCGTACAGGCTTGAGTGAAAATAGCAAGTATCATGGACTTAACCCCTCTGAGGATGGCGGAAGTGTTGGGCGCCCTGTTGTTGAAAGCACACATTGTAACACAGGGTCAAGTACTGGTTTGAGGGTCAATACATCTGAGGGTGTCGTAGTGTTGAGTTATTCTGGACAAAAGACAGAGGGACCACAGCGGATCATTGCTAAAATAAGTCAAATCCCACCAGCCAGTGCAGTTGATATTGAGTTTCAGCAGTCTGTAACAAAATCACAGATAAAACAAGAACCACCATCTCACCCCTCTACACCAAAAGGATCACAGACACCTACAGGTTATGGACATGCAGGGGTAGTATTATCTGGCCAAACCTTCAGTGCTCAGCCTGTTATTTCCTCGATTAATCATGAAAGTCCTAGCTCTGAAAAATCTGAACCACCCTACCACACTGGTCAACAAGGGGGTTCTGTGAAAGCCTTTCAACAGTCCACAAGCCATCCTCAACTTCTAAGGTATAGTCAATCAATTACACAGCAGCAGCATTTTAAGAAAAATGGAGTAACTGAATCGATGTCAATGAAAGCTGATATAAAACCATCCCAGACCTTCAATGTTAAGCCGGTTTTAAGCCCACACCATCCATCTTTGGTAGGCAATCACATTTTAAGTTCAAGTGCTCCACATGAAAGAGTGGTCACACAACCCAAGCAAGATTCACATTCTCCAAGGTCATCAGGCCATTCCACGTCACCCTTTCAAAAAGTTTGCCCTCCTAGCAGCTCAGTTGTTTTGGGACCAGCTGGCCCTATATCTCAGTATGTGTCAAATATACACCATGCTGAGCAGTCAGTGATAATGCCCCCTCATAGTGTCACCCAGTCTATGCCCATAGGTCATTTGTCCCAAGGAGATGTCAGAGCCAGTACGCCATCATTATCTGGAATAGGTTATGGAATCCATTCAGAAAACCTGTTATCGCCACGATCTGCACCTCCAAAACGTTCCACGACTCCTCAACCTGCAGTGATCAGAGATTTACTGAAGTCACATGCAGGTTCATCTGGTGGTGGCCAGGTTGAGACAAGCAATGATGATATGCAGAATCTCGCACAAGGGCTTCGTAGAGCTTCTGCACCACAGTTACAACCAGAAAGCGTAGTAATGCAGCCTGAATTCAAAGGTCTGCATCACAGGGCATTGCGTTTAGATCAGTATGCCAGAGATGTGCATTTACTTGTGCACCAGCATTTGACTGACCATCCAGGTGTTGTAGAAAATCGCCAAACTCGAACACCAGAGGCAATTCAGTCATCTTCACACATATCATCTGCTTCTTCTAAAGCTTCCCCTGTGGTAAAGAATACTTCACAAATAGTGAGGGATGCACCAAAAGCAATAGAGCTGAAGATGACTCCCTCCCCTCACTCAGACAGCAGGATAATGGGGCACACCCCTGGCTCTGTGATGGTACCTTCTCAAGGAGTTCAAATGATTCATCCTGGAAATCCAAACTCCATGCCTGAATACTACAGAGAAATGCGTGGCTTCCATTCTCAGTATCCAAGTCATTCAGTAATTGGAATTAATTTGACTAATCGTGGAATTGCTGCGTCTCAG GTCTCACAAGTTGATCAATGTCAGAGACAGAAGGTTCCCTCTGTCGTCTCTGTTGAGTCTGCGGGAAGTTTTGGTGAATCAAAACTTGACGGCTCTCACATTCGACACCCAAACTCCATGGATTTGTCTCACATATCACGAGTTCAGGGTGAGACTGGCTCTCCCTCTTACACTTCTCCAGTGACTATAACACCCAAATTGGAGTTGCCTATCACTGTGCAGAAGGGACCTCAAGGACCTGTTTCTAACCAGATGCCACGTCCATCCTCAGCCTCTTCTCAGATGCGATCAGACTTTAAACTTGACCACACAGGACTTCGGTCCGTTGATATGGTGCAGTTGTTAACG AAATACCCAATTATTTGGCAAGGTCACCTGGCACTTAAGAATGACACTGCAGCTGTACAGCTACACTTTGTGTCTGGTAACAACGTTCTGGCTCACCGTTCACTGCCACCACCAGAAGGAGGTGCCTTTCTTCGCATTGCCCAGAGAATGCGCTTGGAGGTCTCACAACTTGAGGGAGTTGCAAGACGTATGACT gCTGAAAATGAATACTGCCTTCTGTTGGCATTGCCTTGTGGATTGGACCAAGAGGATGTCCACAACCAGACCCATGCTCTTAAAACTGGTTTTATCACTTACCTGCAAGCCAAACAAGCAGCTGGAATTATCAATGTCCCAAACCCAGGCTCAAATCAG CCAGCCTATGTTGTCCAGATTTTCCCTCCTTGTGAGTTTTCTGAGAGCCACTTGTCTCATCTTGCTCCGGACCTTCTCAATAGCATCTCCAGTATCTCTCCTCATCTTATGATTGTCATAGCTTCTGTATAA